The sequence GCGGCATGCGCACCAAGCCGGTGCTCGAGATCAATCTGCGCCATCCGATGGTGGGCGCGATCACCCGGGCACAAGTCGGCTCCAAGGCGGTCGACGATCTCAGCCTGCTCCTGCTCGAGCAGGCGCAGATCCTGGACGGCGAGCTGCCGGAAGACCCCGCGGCGTTTGCCGCGAGGCTGAACCGGCTGGTGCTCCAGGGGCTGGGCTAGCTTCGCGCGGTTTCGTTGATCGTCATGGCAGGGGCAAGCCCGGCCATGACGACCGCGTCGCGACAACCCACCTCACCTTGCCGTCATATGTCTCTGGGAACAGTCGCCTCCGGCGCGGTGTTATGCCATAGGAGACCGTCGGTATCAGATCTGCCGACGCCACCGATTCGAGGATGTCTCCATGCGTTTGCCGATCCTGACCCTCACCGCGATTGTCGCGCTGTTTGCTGCTGCAGATGCCGGCGCGCAGACCTATGATCCGCGCTATCCGGTGTGCATGCACGTCTACACGCCGGGCGGCTGGGGCGGTGGCGGCGACTACTACGACTGCTCCTTCACCTCGCTGCCGCAGTGCCGCGCCACGGCGTCGGGCCGCTCCGCGAGCTGCGACCTCAATCCCTATTACGCTTTCGATGAACCGCCGCCGCCTCTGCGCAAG is a genomic window of Bradyrhizobium sp. CB1717 containing:
- a CDS encoding DUF3551 domain-containing protein encodes the protein MRLPILTLTAIVALFAAADAGAQTYDPRYPVCMHVYTPGGWGGGGDYYDCSFTSLPQCRATASGRSASCDLNPYYAFDEPPPPLRKRQKKVY